The following proteins come from a genomic window of Corallococcus sp. NCRR:
- a CDS encoding c-type cytochrome, with protein MRWLIPAAGLAALTGCNVSSEFLQRMETQAKYEYYETSEFWPDGRAMRVPPAGTVPRERPVGNPGISTGRANGVAVNAIPLPVDKHLLELGQKKYNIVCSQCHGVLGDGNSVVAENMALRLPPSLLELADKPAGHFYTAINEGYGIMPSFSGELDTRERWAVVAYVRALQAARSTAGTQPVPQENR; from the coding sequence ATGAGGTGGCTCATCCCCGCCGCCGGGCTCGCCGCGCTCACGGGCTGCAACGTCAGCTCGGAGTTCCTCCAGCGCATGGAGACCCAGGCCAAGTACGAGTACTACGAGACGTCCGAGTTCTGGCCGGACGGGCGCGCCATGCGCGTGCCCCCCGCCGGCACCGTCCCGCGCGAGCGGCCGGTGGGCAACCCGGGCATCTCCACGGGCCGCGCCAACGGCGTGGCCGTGAACGCCATCCCCCTGCCGGTGGACAAGCACCTGCTGGAGCTGGGCCAGAAGAAGTACAACATCGTGTGCTCGCAGTGTCATGGCGTGCTCGGCGACGGCAACAGCGTCGTCGCGGAGAACATGGCGCTGCGTCTGCCGCCGTCCCTGCTGGAGCTCGCGGACAAGCCGGCCGGCCACTTCTACACCGCCATCAACGAGGGCTACGGCATCATGCCGTCCTTCTCGGGTGAGCTCGACACGCGTGAGCGCTGGGCCGTCGTCGCCTACGTGCGCGCGCTGCAGGCCGCCCGCAGCACCGCCGGGACGCAGCCCGTCCCGCAGGAGAACCGATGA
- a CDS encoding SCO family protein, with translation MPSLLPLCSARAAGLLAALALVLTSATPAFALPGGGKTPRAIVEADSDLPPPVTGVDVEEHLGEPLPLETRFLDSTGEEVRLGTLLSKTRPTLLTLVYYECPMLCNLVINEQVRVMRELGLELGKDYEAVTVSIDPKDTPAQSAERRRKYLQSMGKPETAPWHFLTGTDENIHKLADAVGFKYTYEPSTKQYAHPAVVTVLTPEGSISRYLYGTSFDRKDVKLSLLEAAGGRVGTSVDRIVMSCFKYDTATRRYGFYIFGFIRLGSLAVFGALATMLIYFWRRELKKGATT, from the coding sequence ATGCCGTCCCTTCTCCCGCTCTGCTCCGCCCGCGCCGCCGGGCTCCTCGCGGCGCTCGCGCTGGTGCTCACCAGCGCCACGCCCGCGTTCGCCCTGCCGGGCGGAGGCAAGACGCCCCGCGCCATCGTGGAGGCGGACTCCGACCTGCCCCCGCCGGTGACGGGGGTGGACGTGGAGGAACACCTGGGGGAGCCGCTCCCCCTGGAGACCCGCTTCCTGGACTCCACCGGGGAAGAGGTCCGGCTGGGCACGCTGCTGTCCAAGACGCGCCCCACCCTGCTCACGCTCGTCTATTACGAGTGCCCCATGCTCTGTAACCTCGTCATCAACGAGCAGGTCCGCGTGATGCGCGAGCTGGGCCTGGAGCTGGGCAAGGACTACGAGGCCGTCACCGTCAGCATCGACCCCAAGGACACCCCGGCGCAGAGCGCGGAGCGGCGGCGCAAGTACCTCCAGTCCATGGGCAAGCCGGAGACGGCTCCGTGGCACTTCCTCACCGGCACCGACGAGAACATCCACAAGCTCGCCGACGCCGTGGGCTTCAAGTACACGTATGAACCGAGCACGAAGCAGTACGCCCACCCCGCGGTGGTCACCGTGCTCACGCCGGAGGGGAGCATCTCCCGCTACCTCTACGGCACGTCGTTCGACCGCAAGGACGTGAAGCTTTCGCTGCTGGAAGCAGCGGGCGGTCGGGTCGGGACGAGCGTCGATCGCATCGTCATGTCCTGTTTCAAGTATGACACCGCCACGCGGCGGTACGGTTTCTACATCTTCGGGTTCATCCGCCTGGGCTCCCTGGCTGTCTTCGGCGCCCTGGCCACGATGCTGATCTATTTCTGGAGGCGCGAGCTGAAGAAAGGCGCGACTACATGA